From the Homo sapiens chromosome 1, GRCh38.p14 Primary Assembly genome, one window contains:
- the OR10X1 gene encoding olfactory receptor 10X1: MVLNVYCCFFQISDIQTMKINQTILKEFILVGFSVYPHVQTFLFVVFFCLYLLTLAGNLIIMGLTWVDRSLHTPMYLFLSALSFSETCYTLTIVPKMLEDLLAKDRSISVTGCSLQMCFFLGLGGTNCIILTLMGYDRFLAICNPLRYPLLMTNIVCGQLVASACTAGFFISLTETALIFRDSFCRPNLVKHFFCHMLAVIRLSCIDSNHTEFIITLISVSGLLGTLLLIILTDVFIISTVLRIPSAEGKQKAFTTCASHLTVVIIHFGFASIVYLKPEASGDDTLIAVPYTVITPFLSPIIFSLRNKDMKNAFRRMMGNTVALKK; encoded by the coding sequence ATGGTGTTGaatgtttattgttgtttctttCAAATTTCAGACATTCAAACGATGAAGATCAACCAGACAATCCTGAAGGAATTCATTCTTGTTGGCTTTTCTGTGTACCCACATGTACAGACATTTCTTTTTGTGGTCTTCTTTTGTCTCTACCTTCTCACCCTTGCAGGTAATCTGATCATCATGGGTCTAACTTGGGTGGACAGGTCCCTCCACACCCCTATGTATCTCTTCCTTAGTGCACTCTCCTTCTCTGAGACCTGCTATACGCTGACCATCGTCCCCAAGATGCTGGAAGATCTACTGGCCAAGGACAGAAGCATTTCAGTCACAGGTTGTAGCTTACAGATGTGCTTCTTCTTGGGACTTGGTGGCACAAACTGTATCATTCTCACTTTGATGGGATATGACCGCTTCCTGGCCATCTGTAACCCTCTAAGATATCCACTGCTTATGACCAACATTGTATGTGGACAACTTGTGGCCTCTGCTTGCACTGCAGGCTTCTTTATCTCTCTTACAGAGACTGCACTGATATTCAGGGACTCTTTCTGCAGACCCAACCTTGTCAAACACTTCTTCTGCCATATGCTGGCAGTTATTAGGCTGTCTTGTATAGACAGTAACCACACAGAATTCATTATAACACTGATCTCAGTGTCTGGTTTGCTGGGTACCCTTCTGCTCATCATCCTGACTGATGTCTTCATTATTTCTACTGTCCTCAGGATCCCTTCAGCTGAGGGCAAGCAGAAGGCCTTCACCACCTGTGCCTCCCACCTCACCGTGGTTATAATCCACTTTGGTTTTGCatctattgtttatttgaagCCAGAAGCCTCAGGAGATGACACACTCATAGCAGTCCCTTATACTGTCATTACCCCCTTCCTCAGCCCCATCATATTCAGCCTGAGGAATAAGGACATGAAAAATGCTTTTAGAAGAATGATGGGAAACACAGTTGCCTTGAAAAAATAA